The Panicum virgatum strain AP13 chromosome 5K, P.virgatum_v5, whole genome shotgun sequence genome has a window encoding:
- the LOC120706284 gene encoding NAC domain-containing protein 2-like, translated as MTIDLGLAPAPAPSSSGGRGGGMASPCAALPPGFRFHPTDEELILHYLRKRAAAAPCPAPIIAEVDIYKFDPWDLPAKAIFGEAEWYFFSPRDRKYPNGVRPNRAAGSGYWKATGTDKPITLSSSSSGAGAAAAPDPSSDSRAMIGVKKALVFYKGRPPKGLKTSWIMHEYRLAEALAAANTYRPMRFKNSSSMRLDDWVLCRIYKKTTPQLYCSPPHDDETSMDGGLDLGRQHDGSSASVGDIVAAYAPAGGLPRPASISDYLVDFNYSPVSELLESMPAPETAAQLGTMDAAGRLFYAANHGEAAASSSSTAQQQSSHKRRFMEDYSNSDLNLLHASSSKRVMSDQLASSMASNLAFSSVFEPGQTSLPDRI; from the exons ATGACAATTGATCTTGGTctagctccggcgccggcgccgtcgtcgtccggcgggcgcggcggcggcatggcgagcCCGTGCGCGGCGCTCCCGCCGGGGTTCCGGTTCCACCCGACGGACGAGGAGCTCATCCTCCACTACCTCCgcaagcgcgccgccgccgcgccgtgcccGGCCCCAATCATCGCCGAGGTCGACATCTACAAGTTCGACCCATGGGACCTGCCAG CCAAGGCGATTTTTGGGGAGGCCGAGTGGTACTTCTTCAGCCCGAGGGACCGCAAGTACCCCAACGGCGTGCGCCCCAAccgcgccgccggatccggctaCTGGAAGGCCACCGGCACCGACAAGCCCATcacgctctcctcctcctcctccggcgccggcgcggcggcggcgcccgacccGTCGTCCGACAGCCGCGCCATGATCGGCGTCAAGAAGGCGCTCGTCTTCTACAAGGGCCGCCCGCCCAAGGGCTTGAAGACGAGCTGGATCATGCACGAGTACCGCCTCGCcgaggcgctcgccgccgccaacaCCTACAGGCCCATGAGGTTCAAGAACTCCTCGTCCATGAGG CTGGATGACTGGGTGCTGTGCCGGATCTACAAGAAGACCACGCCGCAGCTGTACTGCTCGCCGCCGCACGACGACGAGACCTCCATGGACGGCGGCCTCGACCTCGGCCGGCAGCACGACGGCTCGTCGGCCTCCGTCGGCGACATCGTCGCCGCGTACGCGCCCGCCGGGGGCCTTCCGCGCCCGGCCTCCATCTCGGACTACCTCGTGGACTTCAACTACTCGCCCGTGTCCGAGCTGCTCGAGAGCATGCCGGCGCcggagacggcggcgcagctcgGCACCATGGACGCAGCAGGCAGGTTGTTCTACGCCGCAAATCACGGCgaggcagcagctagcagcagcTCCACGGCGCAGCAGCAGAGCTCGCACAAGAGGCGATTCATGGAGGATTACTCCAACAGCGACTTGAACCTGCTACACGCGTCGTCCAGCAAGAGGGTGATGAGCGATCAGCTGGCATCATCCATGGCCAGCAACCTCGCCTTCTCCTCCGTGTTTGAACCGGGCCAGACTTCTCTGCCGGACAGAATATGA
- the LOC120706285 gene encoding protein NCA1-like: MSSLCPFAGATTGGGVCPAKSDKSSAGVCPAKSDKSISGVCPVTGKDHSSEHKGSTGHAEDKGTDPRMVPAKCPFGYDSNTFKLGPLSCIICQALLHESSKCKPCAHKFCKACISRFKDCPLCGADIEGIEPDTELQALIDRFIDGHARIKRSHAAGDAEAAGGKNKVIYEDVSMERGAFLVQQAMRAFRAQNIESAKSRLTMCADDIREELKSSEDNLDLCSQLGAVLGMLGDCCRTLGDAPSAITYYEESAEFLSKLPTKDLELVHTLSVSLNKIGDLRYYDGDLQSARNYYARSLDVRRTAVKEHSAIASQVIDLATSLAKVADVDRNLGNESAAVEGFEEAIHCLEKLKLDSKQANLEQRRVSVLDFLHNQLADK, translated from the exons ATGAGCTCACTCTGCCCTTTTGCTGGAGCTACCACTGGTGGTGGCGTATGCCCTGCAAAATCCGACAAGAGCAGTGCCGGAGTATGCCCTGCAAAATCTGACAAGAGCATAAGTGGTGTTTGCCCTGTCACCGGCAAGGATCACAGTAGCGAGCACAAGGGAAGTACTGGCCATGCTGAGGATAAGGGCACCGATCCCCGTATGGTGCCAGCAAAGTGCCCATTTGGCTACGACAGCAACACGTTCAAGCTGGGGCCGCTCAGCTGCATTATCTGCCAGGCACTGCTCCAtgaaagcagcaaatgcaagccATGTGCCCATAAATTCTGCAA GGCATGTATATCACGCTTTAAAGACTGTCCACTGTGTGGTGCTGACATAGAGGGGATTGAGCCTGATACCGAGCTTCAAGCTCTCATTGATCGCTTCATTGATGGCCATGCCAGAATCAAGCGATCACATGCTGCAGGGGATGCGGAAGCAGCAGGTGGCAAGAACAAAGTCATATATGAGGATGTTTCTATGGAAAGAGGAGCTTTTCTGGTGCAGCAAGCTATGAGG GCTTTCCGCGCCCAGAACATTGAAAGTGCAAAATCAAGGTTGACCATGTGTGCAGATGACATCAGGGAGGAGTTGAAATCGTCAGAAGATAACCTAGATCTATGTTCTCAGCTTGGAGCTGTGTTAGGAATGCTTGGGGACTGCTG TCGGACCTTGGGAGACGCCCCTTCAGCAATCACATACTATGAAGAAAGTGCTGAGTTCCTCTCAAAACTCCCCACAAAAGATCTTGAG TTGGTTCATACTCTCTCGGTTTCACTAAATAAAATTGGTGACCTTCGCTACTATGATGGGGATCTCCAATCTGCAAGAAACTATTATGCCCGTTCATTGGATGTTCGCAGAACTGCAGTAAAAGAACATTCAGCAATAGCTTCCCAG GTCATAGATCTAGCAACTTCTCTTGCAAAAGTTGCGGATGTTGATAGAAATCTTGGGAACGAAAGTGCCGCAGTTGAGGGTTTTGAGGAAGCGATTCATTGCCTTGAGAAGTTGAAGCTGGATTCAAAACAAGCTAATCTTGAGCAACGG CGCGTCTCGGTTCTTGACTTCCTACACAACCAGTTGGCAGATAAGTAA
- the LOC120706288 gene encoding C-type lectin receptor-like tyrosine-protein kinase At1g52310, whose translation MRCPACPVVKAGGERVVSGFGEASSSGNAPSFMTRSVSPPVSSPAPPRLLPTMGKRGRLAAAVAPPALVPLPVVLAAFLLSVATPALGRSPSCPAGWQISPVQNKCFMYISASLSWERSEALCRNRTGHLAALSSVQELNFTKSLCGSTSGCWVGGYHNTSTGSGWKWSGDSSVGDESLFPVEMLHANCSGTACGVATTNDLCALVTNSRASLAGKRCSESHGLICMMDHVNRCYHDHCHKEYFIALIAVSGFILATTLAVVVWLLVYRRSKKRRRSREALGSAAAALVAPQWKVFTSEELRSITKNFSEGNRLPGNAKTGGTYSGILPDGSKVAIKRLKRSSLQRKKDFYSEIRRVAKLYHPNLVAVKGCCYDHGDRFIVYEFVANGPLDVWLHHIPRGGRSLDWAMRMRAATTLAQGIAFLHDKVKPQVVHRDIRASNVLLDEEFGAHLMGVGLSKFVPWEVMHERTVKAASYGYLAPEFIYRNELTTKSDVYSFGVLLLEIISGRRPAQSVESVGWQTIFEWATPLVQSHRYLDLLDPLIQDLPDVGVVQKVVDLVYSCTQHVPSVRPRMSHVVHQLQQLEMKSAASEQQLRSGTSTSATSPMLPLEVRTPR comes from the exons ATGCGCTGCCCCGCCTGCCCGGTAGTCAAGGCGGGCGGAGAGCGAGTGGTCTCGGGGTTCGGtgaggccagcagcagcggAAATGCGCCCTCATTTATGACGCGCTCAGTCAGCCCACCAGTCTCCTCCCCCGCGCCTCCCCGGCTCCTCCCCACGATGGGAAAACGCGGGCGGctagcggcggccgtggcgccgcCCGCGCTCGTGCCACtccccgtcgtcctcgccgccttCCTTCTCTCCGTCGCGACCCCAGCGCTGGGTCGGAGCC CATCATGCCCTGCGGGTTGGCAAATCAGCCCTGTTCAGAACAAATGCTTCATGTACATATCGGCCTCCCTTTCTTGGGAGAGATCTGAGGCTCTCTGCCGTAACCGCACTGGACATCTGGCTGCTTTATCATCTGTTCAGGAGCTAAACTTCACAAAGTCTCTCTGCGGATCAACCTCAGGATGCTGGGTTGGAGGGTATCATAACACTAGTACTGGTAGTGGTTGGAAATGGTCCGGTGATTCATCTGTTGGGGATGAGTCCCTCTTCCCTGTTGAGATGTTGCATGCAAACTGCAGTGGTACTGCATGCGGTGTAGCCACCACTAATGATTTGTGCGCTTTGGTGACCAATAGTCGTGCTTCACTTGCTGGAAAAAGGTGCAGTGAGTCCCATGGTCTGATTTGTATGATGGATCATG TAAACAGATGCTACCATGATCACTGCCACAAGGAATATTTCATAGCCCTCATTGCTGTGAGTGGTTTCATTCTGGCAACCACTTTAGCCGTTGTGGTTTGGCTGCTTGTCTACAGGCGAagcaagaaaagaagaagatcaCGAGAAGCATtaggttctgctgctgctgcattggTGGCGCCGCAATGGAAAGTATTCACCAGTGAAGAACTTAGATCAATCACAAAGAATTTCAGTGAGGGAAACCGGCTTCCTGGTAATGCAAAGACAGGTGGAACCTACAGTGGAATCTTGCCTGATGGGTCCAAAGTAGCAATCAAGAGACTGAAGAGATCCAGCCTACAAAGGAAAAAGGACTTCTACTCTGAGATTCGGAGAGTCGCAAAGCTTTATCATCCTAATTTGGTGGCTGTAAAAGGATGTTGTTATGACCATGGTGATCGGTTTATTGTCTATGAGTTTGTTGCAAATGGTCCTTTGGATGTGTGGCTGCATCATATTCCCAGAGGTGGGCGGAGCCTTGATTGGGCAATGAGAATGAGAGCTGCCACAACTCTTGCCCAGGGAATAGC ATTTTTGCACGACAAGGTGAAGCCCCAGGTGGTGCACCGTGACATCCGTGCAAGTAATGTCTTGCTCGATGAGGAATTTGGCGCACATCTGATGGGGGTCGGCCTTTCCAAGTTTGTGCCATGGGAAGTGATGCATGAGAGAACTGTCAAGGCTGCATCCTATGGCTACCTTGCTCCTGAGTTCATATACAGGAACGAGCTGACAACAAAGAGCGACGTCTACAGCTTTGGTGTGCTGCTCCTAGAAATCATCAGCGGCCGTCGCCCTGCACAGTCGGTTGAGTCTGTCGGGTGGCAGACCATATTTGAATGGGCGACTCCTCTAGTCCAGTCACACCGCTATCTTGATCTGCTAGACCCACTCATACAGGACTTGCCAGATGTGGGGGTCGTCCAGAAGGTTGTCGATCTTGTCTACTCCTGCACCCAGCATGTCCCTTCAGTGCGCCCAAGGATGTCGCATGTTGTGCATCAGCTACAGCAGCTTGAGATGAAGTCTGCAGCTTCTGAGCAGCAGCTGAGGAGCGGGACAAGCACTAGCGCGACATCTCCGATGTTACCATTGGAGGTCCGGACTCCTCGCTGA